The following proteins come from a genomic window of Mucinivorans hirudinis:
- a CDS encoding N-Acetylneuraminate cytidylyltransferase, giving the protein MPCKMKKIAFIPLRAQSKGIEGKNTKALRGKPLFCWILDTVISCSEFDEIWVATDCDCVRSILGNSYPNVSLFDRSSESATDLSPTIDVVMEFLSTKSYAGGDWFVLFQATSPFTRQEEIKKLCAVIGQTDKVSVVACYRSKRFRWSSEGVPLDYSWSNKPRRQDYEGVLLEAGAFYASKISSIEQSKQLITSPAEVVEISETTALDIDNLIDFAMAETFIEYGLL; this is encoded by the coding sequence ATGCCGTGTAAAATGAAAAAGATTGCTTTTATACCCCTTCGGGCTCAAAGTAAAGGGATTGAAGGGAAAAACACCAAAGCGTTACGAGGTAAGCCTCTGTTTTGTTGGATACTTGATACGGTCATATCTTGCTCGGAGTTTGACGAGATATGGGTGGCGACCGATTGCGATTGTGTACGTTCTATTCTTGGGAATAGCTACCCAAATGTATCTCTCTTTGACCGAAGTAGTGAAAGTGCGACAGACCTATCGCCTACGATAGATGTTGTTATGGAATTTTTATCGACTAAGTCATACGCCGGGGGCGACTGGTTTGTCCTATTTCAAGCAACATCGCCATTTACAAGACAAGAGGAGATTAAAAAATTGTGTGCTGTTATTGGGCAAACAGACAAGGTGTCTGTTGTCGCCTGTTACCGTTCAAAGCGTTTTAGGTGGAGTAGTGAAGGTGTGCCGTTAGACTATTCGTGGAGTAACAAACCTCGTCGTCAAGATTACGAAGGGGTGTTGCTTGAAGCCGGAGCATTCTATGCCTCCAAAATATCGTCAATCGAACAATCAAAGCAACTTATAACATCACCGGCGGAAGTTGTAGAGATAAGCGAAACGACAGCTTTAGATATCGACAATCTCATTGACTTTGCAATGGCTGAAACATTTATTGAATATGGATTATTATAG
- a CDS encoding putative hemolysin secretion protein has protein sequence MPHWIIRWGMSVIFLIFAGLIAGSYLLKYPQIVVAPITITTINPPTDLIAKTTGRIDTIFAKEGATVHQDEVVAMLQNSAQYPDVNKVLEHIENFDPSADNSWIEQNYSMGELQSPFSEFRTQYLNYQHYIKADNIGKKRRLLERQTEQYKTYLRQLTSQRGLIKRDYEYTLINFRRDSALYADRVISSLEYERSAQAKLQKENALASYEASLTTTELTVMQMEQQLLELDLQYDNETTTYKNQINESRTRLLAQIRQWQQNYLLISPIVGRLSFAKFWSSNQHIQAGEKLATIIPADSSEVVGIMEVPSAGFGRVAVGQTVNVKLNGFPYFEYGLLKGVVNRISSVPEKDGYIVEVTFPQGLQSTYKEQLQLIQRMDGTGDIITRDQRLIQRFIQPLRAFFDR, from the coding sequence ATGCCCCATTGGATAATCCGCTGGGGTATGAGTGTGATATTCCTGATATTCGCCGGACTCATCGCCGGCAGCTACCTGCTCAAATACCCCCAAATCGTAGTTGCCCCAATAACCATAACCACAATCAACCCACCAACAGACCTTATCGCCAAAACTACGGGACGCATCGACACAATCTTTGCAAAAGAGGGAGCAACCGTCCATCAGGACGAAGTGGTGGCTATGCTCCAAAACAGTGCCCAATATCCCGATGTAAACAAAGTTCTGGAACATATCGAAAACTTCGACCCCTCTGCCGACAACTCGTGGATAGAACAAAACTACTCTATGGGTGAATTGCAAAGCCCCTTCTCGGAGTTCCGCACCCAATATCTCAACTACCAACACTATATCAAGGCGGACAATATCGGCAAAAAGAGACGACTATTGGAGAGACAGACCGAGCAGTATAAAACATATCTCCGCCAACTCACCTCGCAGCGAGGGTTGATAAAGAGAGATTACGAATATACGCTAATCAACTTCAGGCGGGATTCGGCACTATATGCCGACCGGGTAATCTCCTCTTTGGAGTATGAACGTAGCGCGCAAGCAAAGCTCCAAAAAGAAAATGCACTGGCAAGCTACGAAGCTTCGCTTACCACGACGGAGCTTACCGTGATGCAGATGGAGCAACAACTCTTGGAGCTCGACCTGCAATACGATAACGAAACGACAACCTACAAAAACCAAATCAACGAGAGCCGCACACGCCTCTTGGCACAAATCCGCCAGTGGCAACAAAACTACCTGCTCATCTCGCCGATAGTGGGGCGATTGTCCTTTGCGAAGTTCTGGAGCAGCAACCAACACATCCAAGCGGGCGAGAAGTTGGCAACAATCATCCCGGCAGACTCCTCCGAGGTTGTGGGTATAATGGAAGTGCCCTCGGCGGGCTTCGGACGGGTGGCGGTGGGTCAGACGGTGAATGTGAAGTTGAATGGCTTTCCATACTTTGAGTACGGGTTATTGAAAGGTGTGGTAAACCGCATCTCGTCAGTTCCCGAGAAGGATGGCTATATCGTGGAGGTAACTTTTCCGCAGGGGCTGCAATCGACCTACAAAGAGCAGCTCCAACTCATCCAACGGATGGATGGCACGGGCGATATTATAACCCGCGACCAAAGACTGATTCAAAGATTTATTCAGCCGCTTAGGGCGTTTTTTGATAGATAA
- a CDS encoding ABC transporter ATP-binding protein produces the protein MYSDTVWRGHCAAVMQEGYIFSDTIAGNIGVMDEVPDMKRVNKAVDIANIREFIESLPLRYNTKIGSDGHGLSTGQKQRLLIARAAYKEAEYIMFDEATNSLDANNERVIMDKLQGFFRGKTVVVVAHRLSTVRSADKIVVLEGGEVVEQGTHQELVASRGAYYELVRNQLELGN, from the coding sequence ATGTACAGCGACACTGTTTGGCGGGGTCATTGTGCTGCGGTGATGCAGGAGGGTTATATCTTTTCGGACACTATTGCGGGCAATATCGGGGTGATGGACGAGGTTCCCGATATGAAGCGGGTGAACAAGGCAGTGGATATTGCCAACATCCGTGAGTTTATCGAGTCGTTGCCACTACGTTACAACACGAAGATAGGTTCGGACGGACACGGGCTGAGCACGGGTCAGAAGCAGCGTTTGCTGATAGCTCGTGCGGCGTATAAGGAGGCGGAGTATATAATGTTCGACGAGGCTACCAATTCGTTGGATGCCAACAATGAGCGTGTGATAATGGATAAGTTGCAGGGTTTCTTTCGGGGGAAGACTGTTGTTGTTGTGGCGCATAGGTTGAGCACTGTTCGTAGTGCGGACAAGATAGTAGTTTTGGAGGGCGGTGAGGTTGTTGAGCAGGGGACTCATCAGGAGCTTGTTGCGAGCAGGGGGGCTTATTATGAGCTGGTGAGGAATCAGTTAGAATTAGGAAACTAA
- a CDS encoding ABC transporter ATP-binding protein encodes MKFPHYFQLDSMDCGATCLRMVARFYGKGYPAAFFRERCHTTREGVSMLGISDAAEGVGFRTMGVKISFEQLCNEVNLPCIVHWNQNHFAVVYNIKRGKIYIADPAAGLLCYDKERFLKSWLSTSSEGSELTLTQGTALLLEPTPRFYEEETPDESRLHFGHLLRYLTPYKRYIIQLFLGLLTGSLISLIFPFLTQSVVDTGIGNNDINIVIAILIAQVMLTLGQTANDLIKSWLMLHITTRISISLISDFLGKLMRLPIAFFDSKMVGDIMQRIGDHSRIQSFLTGSIISIAVAAITFVIYSGVMASYNLPILGVFVLGSALYVGWILIFLKRRRKLDYMRFQEAAANQSNIVQLINGMQDIKLNNCEKQKRWVWEGIQAKLYKISIKGLTLQQTQQVGGLFIDQSKNVFISFLAATAVINGDMTLGMMMAMQYIIGQLNAPLSQFIGFVQESQDAKISLERLNEIHSKDDEEPASKSKIREIPTGEDIVLRNVVFQYEGPNSEKVLNDVSLNIEAGKVTAIVGTSGSGKTTLLKLLLGFYEPASGEVLLGSVPLKMGSVAN; translated from the coding sequence ATGAAATTCCCTCACTACTTCCAGTTAGACTCTATGGATTGCGGCGCGACTTGCTTACGTATGGTTGCGCGGTTCTATGGCAAGGGTTATCCGGCGGCATTTTTTCGGGAGCGGTGCCATACCACTCGCGAGGGGGTGTCGATGCTTGGTATTTCGGATGCGGCGGAGGGTGTAGGGTTTCGCACTATGGGGGTTAAGATCTCTTTTGAGCAGCTCTGCAATGAGGTGAATCTGCCCTGCATCGTCCACTGGAATCAAAACCACTTTGCGGTGGTCTACAACATCAAGCGCGGTAAGATTTACATTGCCGACCCTGCGGCGGGACTTCTCTGCTACGACAAGGAGCGGTTTTTGAAGAGTTGGTTATCTACCTCCTCCGAGGGCAGCGAATTGACCCTCACTCAGGGCACGGCACTGCTGTTGGAGCCAACTCCAAGGTTCTACGAGGAGGAGACTCCGGATGAGAGTAGGCTCCACTTCGGACATCTGCTGCGCTATCTCACGCCATATAAACGCTATATCATTCAGCTGTTTCTGGGTCTGCTTACGGGTAGCCTTATAAGCCTGATTTTTCCGTTTCTGACGCAGTCAGTGGTGGATACGGGTATCGGTAATAACGACATCAATATCGTTATAGCGATTCTTATTGCGCAGGTTATGCTGACACTGGGACAGACGGCTAACGACCTGATTAAGAGCTGGCTGATGCTGCATATCACCACCCGCATCAGCATATCTTTGATTTCGGACTTCTTGGGTAAGTTGATGCGGTTGCCGATAGCCTTTTTCGATTCAAAGATGGTAGGCGATATTATGCAGCGCATCGGCGACCACAGCCGTATCCAGTCGTTTCTGACAGGTTCGATAATCAGCATTGCCGTTGCGGCAATTACTTTTGTGATATACTCGGGTGTTATGGCGAGCTACAACCTGCCGATTCTGGGGGTGTTTGTCTTGGGTAGTGCTTTGTATGTGGGTTGGATTTTGATATTTTTGAAGCGTCGCCGCAAGTTGGACTATATGCGTTTTCAGGAGGCGGCAGCCAACCAGAGCAACATCGTTCAGTTGATAAACGGTATGCAGGACATTAAGCTCAACAACTGCGAGAAGCAGAAGCGTTGGGTGTGGGAGGGTATCCAAGCGAAGCTCTATAAAATCAGCATCAAGGGTCTCACCCTGCAACAGACCCAGCAGGTGGGAGGTCTCTTTATCGACCAAAGCAAAAACGTCTTTATCTCCTTTTTGGCTGCTACGGCTGTGATTAACGGCGATATGACCTTGGGTATGATGATGGCGATGCAGTATATCATCGGGCAGTTGAATGCTCCGTTGTCTCAGTTTATCGGCTTTGTTCAGGAGAGTCAGGATGCAAAAATAAGTTTGGAGCGTCTGAACGAAATCCACAGCAAGGATGATGAAGAGCCGGCATCGAAGAGTAAAATCCGTGAGATTCCCACGGGTGAAGATATAGTTTTGAGGAACGTTGTTTTTCAATACGAGGGTCCCAACTCCGAAAAGGTTTTGAATGATGTCTCTCTAAATATCGAAGCGGGCAAGGTTACGGCGATTGTGGGCACGAGCGGCAGCGGTAAGACGACACTGCTAAAGCTGTTGCTTGGGTTTTATGAGCCTGCTTCGGGAGAGGTTTTGTTAGGTTCAGTGCCTCTGAAAATGGGTAGTGTTGCGAATTAG
- a CDS encoding Glycosyltransferase: MSTLNKKTNILIFNDAISCAASFGIGTYVSILREIFENTPYNLYIITRRDIEECTRSYNDNCYFIDYPSGDNDDSIIKMLSLYIDNFGESICVLNFYSQFELTKAIKQINPDIKVIGIIHYLSWVWQTNGNEMIFKEKISSGRLQDKNKDIVAAFDDEKDKIHLLDRVVALSDDSFSILKSTYQVDSNKLAIIPNGLNDKYLSLCKEDIKRDLLVNEHEKIILFVGRIDAMKGVDMLVLAFNKVLQAVDNCRLVIVGEGNFSLVSPFINGAASKITFTGSIPRVQVEKWYQIADIGILPTLSEECSFVGIEMMMHGLSVISTNGRGVRNMFEDMENSLTVDCQNGRMIFEQELCEAIIKLLNDKSLSAMLGEKARKYYLDNYKLKLMKQRYLSLLEEIKE, encoded by the coding sequence ATGTCCACGTTGAACAAAAAAACTAATATACTAATATTCAATGATGCTATCTCCTGTGCAGCATCTTTTGGCATAGGAACTTATGTCTCTATTTTACGCGAAATTTTTGAAAACACACCCTATAACCTATATATTATTACCCGTCGAGACATTGAAGAGTGTACGCGTAGCTATAATGATAACTGTTACTTTATTGATTATCCTTCAGGGGATAATGATGATAGTATTATAAAAATGCTTTCTCTCTATATTGATAATTTCGGTGAATCTATTTGTGTTCTGAACTTTTACTCTCAATTTGAATTAACGAAAGCAATCAAACAAATTAATCCCGATATTAAAGTTATTGGTATCATTCATTATCTATCTTGGGTATGGCAAACTAATGGTAATGAGATGATATTCAAAGAAAAAATAAGTAGCGGAAGATTGCAAGATAAGAATAAAGATATTGTAGCGGCATTTGATGATGAAAAAGATAAAATTCACTTATTGGATAGAGTGGTTGCACTTTCGGATGACTCTTTTTCAATATTAAAATCTACCTATCAAGTAGATTCCAATAAGCTGGCAATAATTCCTAATGGTCTAAACGATAAATACCTATCTCTCTGCAAAGAAGATATTAAGAGGGATTTACTCGTCAATGAGCACGAAAAGATTATTCTATTTGTTGGGCGTATTGATGCGATGAAAGGTGTTGATATGTTAGTACTTGCATTCAATAAGGTTCTTCAAGCGGTTGATAATTGCAGGCTTGTTATTGTTGGAGAGGGTAATTTTTCATTAGTCTCTCCTTTTATCAATGGAGCAGCGTCAAAAATTACTTTTACGGGAAGTATCCCAAGAGTTCAGGTTGAAAAGTGGTATCAAATTGCAGATATTGGCATCCTTCCAACTCTGTCGGAAGAGTGCAGTTTTGTGGGAATCGAAATGATGATGCACGGATTATCGGTTATTTCAACAAATGGTAGAGGCGTTCGCAATATGTTTGAGGATATGGAGAATAGCTTAACTGTGGATTGCCAAAATGGGAGAATGATATTTGAGCAGGAATTATGCGAAGCCATCATTAAGCTACTCAATGATAAATCATTGTCCGCTATGCTTGGAGAAAAAGCAAGAAAATATTACCTTGATAATTATAAATTAAAGTTGATGAAACAAAGATATTTATCACTACTTGAAGAGATAAAAGAGTAG